In Flammeovirgaceae bacterium 311, one DNA window encodes the following:
- a CDS encoding 2-isopropylmalate synthase (COG0119 Isopropylmalate/homocitrate/citramalate synthases), which translates to MSVKKIQIFDTTLRDGEQVPGCKLNKEEKLIIARQLELLGVDVIEAGFPISSPGDFEAVKAIAAQTKEATVCGLSRAVEQDIRTAAEALVGARRPRIHTGIGTSDSHIQFKLRTTQEKVIERAIAAVKLAKSFVEDVEFYAEDAGRTDNEFLARVCEAAIKAGATVLNIPDTTGYCLPSDYGAKIKYLYENVKGVENVRISTHCHNDLGLATANSISGAINGALQIECTINGVGERAGNTALEEVVMIMRQHPHLGIDTNINTKLLSGTSALVSDMMRMPVQPNKAIVGSNAFSHSSGIHQDGVIKHRETYEIIDPRDVGVSDSSIVLTARSGRAALAYRLQKIGYDFDKFALDKAYTSFLQLADSKKEVVDEDLHQLVEQANLVSA; encoded by the coding sequence ATGTCGGTCAAAAAAATTCAAATCTTTGATACAACGTTGCGCGATGGTGAGCAAGTGCCTGGCTGTAAGCTAAATAAAGAGGAAAAACTTATCATTGCAAGACAACTTGAGCTGCTGGGCGTAGATGTAATAGAAGCTGGTTTCCCTATTTCAAGTCCGGGTGATTTTGAAGCAGTTAAAGCAATTGCTGCCCAAACCAAAGAAGCCACCGTTTGTGGACTTTCAAGGGCGGTTGAGCAGGATATACGTACGGCGGCAGAAGCCTTGGTAGGTGCCAGGAGACCCCGTATCCATACCGGAATCGGTACATCAGACTCACACATACAATTTAAGCTGCGCACTACCCAGGAGAAGGTAATAGAGCGTGCCATTGCGGCGGTAAAGCTGGCAAAAAGCTTTGTGGAAGATGTGGAGTTTTATGCCGAAGATGCCGGCCGTACCGATAATGAATTTCTGGCCAGGGTTTGCGAAGCAGCCATCAAAGCGGGTGCTACCGTTCTGAATATTCCTGATACCACCGGCTACTGCCTGCCATCAGATTATGGTGCTAAGATCAAATACCTCTACGAAAATGTAAAGGGGGTTGAGAATGTTAGGATTTCCACCCACTGCCACAACGATCTGGGACTGGCTACTGCCAATTCTATATCCGGTGCCATCAATGGCGCCCTGCAGATTGAGTGTACCATTAATGGGGTAGGAGAGCGTGCCGGTAACACTGCCCTGGAGGAAGTGGTGATGATCATGCGCCAGCACCCGCACCTGGGCATAGATACCAACATCAATACGAAACTTTTGTCGGGTACCTCTGCGTTGGTGTCAGATATGATGCGCATGCCGGTACAGCCCAACAAGGCCATTGTAGGATCAAACGCTTTCTCGCACTCCAGTGGCATACATCAGGATGGCGTGATCAAGCACCGCGAAACCTATGAGATCATAGATCCGCGCGATGTAGGCGTGAGCGATTCTTCTATTGTGCTGACTGCGCGCTCTGGTCGTGCAGCTTTAGCGTACCGATTGCAGAAAATTGGTTATGATTTCGATAAATTTGCGCTGGATAAAGCATATACTTCTTTCCTGCAGCTGGCAGACAGCAAGAAGGAGGTAGTGGATGAAGATTTACATCAGTTGGTAGAGCAAGCAAATTTAGTTTCTGCTTAA
- a CDS encoding isopropylmalate isomerase large subunit (COG0065 3-isopropylmalate dehydratase large subunit) encodes MGGLDVFYIDKHLIHEVTSPQAFDELEARNLSLFRKEQIVATADHNVPTKNQHLPIEEPLSRMQVDKLTDNCRKWNIELFGLGHQNQGIVHVIGPELGITQPGMTIVCGDSHTSTHGAFGAIAFGIGTSQVTQVMASQCLLLSRPKRMRITVDGELKKGVGAKDIILYIISKLGTGGATGYFVEYAGSAIRSLSMEGRMTVCNMSIEMGARGGMIAPDETTFEYIKGRPYAPKGERWEQALAYWKTLYSEEGAPFEQELRYDARDINPMITYGTNPGMGIAINETIPSQVSASETVSFDKSLKYMGFNPGETLLGKNIDYVFIGSCTNSRIEDLRTVAEFVKGKQKAPHVEAIIVPGSKQVEKQAIEEGLDRILAEAGFELREPGCSACLAMNEDKIPAGAYCVSTSNRNFEGRQGPGSRTLLASPLVAAVTAVEGKIVDITQYFN; translated from the coding sequence ATGGGTGGTTTGGATGTGTTTTATATTGATAAACATCTGATCCACGAAGTAACAAGCCCACAGGCATTTGATGAACTGGAAGCACGTAACCTCTCTCTTTTCCGCAAGGAACAGATTGTGGCCACTGCCGATCACAACGTGCCCACCAAAAACCAGCACCTGCCCATAGAGGAGCCGCTTTCGCGCATGCAGGTAGATAAGCTAACGGACAATTGCCGAAAATGGAACATTGAGCTGTTCGGGCTGGGACACCAAAATCAGGGTATTGTGCACGTCATTGGCCCGGAGCTTGGAATTACCCAACCCGGCATGACCATCGTCTGCGGCGATAGCCACACCTCCACGCACGGCGCCTTTGGCGCTATTGCTTTTGGTATTGGTACCAGCCAGGTTACCCAGGTAATGGCCTCTCAGTGCCTGTTGCTAAGCCGCCCCAAGCGCATGCGCATCACGGTAGATGGAGAGCTCAAAAAGGGTGTTGGTGCTAAAGATATTATCCTGTACATCATCTCCAAACTGGGAACCGGCGGTGCTACAGGTTATTTTGTGGAATATGCCGGCAGTGCCATTCGCTCCCTTAGCATGGAAGGCCGCATGACTGTCTGCAACATGAGCATCGAAATGGGTGCCCGCGGTGGTATGATCGCCCCCGACGAAACCACTTTTGAATACATAAAGGGTCGTCCCTATGCTCCGAAAGGGGAACGCTGGGAGCAGGCTCTGGCTTACTGGAAAACCCTTTATTCTGAAGAAGGAGCCCCTTTTGAGCAGGAGCTGCGTTACGATGCGCGGGATATCAACCCCATGATCACCTATGGCACCAACCCTGGAATGGGCATTGCCATCAACGAAACAATACCATCTCAGGTATCTGCCAGTGAAACTGTAAGCTTCGATAAATCACTTAAGTACATGGGCTTTAACCCGGGCGAAACCTTGCTGGGAAAAAATATTGACTATGTATTTATTGGCAGTTGTACCAACTCACGCATTGAGGACCTGCGTACAGTAGCCGAGTTTGTAAAGGGCAAGCAAAAAGCACCGCATGTAGAGGCCATTATTGTACCGGGATCCAAACAGGTAGAAAAACAGGCCATTGAAGAAGGCCTTGACAGAATACTGGCCGAAGCAGGCTTTGAGCTCCGTGAGCCGGGCTGCAGTGCCTGCCTGGCCATGAACGAAGATAAAATTCCGGCCGGTGCTTACTGCGTTTCTACCTCTAACCGTAACTTTGAGGGCCGACAGGGACCAGGCTCCCGTACACTGCTGGCCAGCCCGCTGGTAGCCGCTGTTACAGCGGTAGAAGGAAAAATTGTAGACATCACTCAGTATTTTAACTGA
- a CDS encoding 3-isopropylmalate dehydratase small subunit (COG0066 3-isopropylmalate dehydratase small subunit), which yields MEKFEVLRTTAVPLPIENIDTDQIIPARFLKATSREGFGENLFRDWRYNSDGSHKDGFVLNDGRYGGRILLAGKNFGCGSSREHAAWAIYDAGFKVVISSYFADIFRGNALNNGLLPLQVSDEMLERLFVQIMEKDPTTEFEVDLPKQQFYVPAWDESVDFEIDSYKKECLINGYDDIDFLVNQKEAIEAYEKQKAWVY from the coding sequence ATGGAAAAATTTGAAGTGCTTAGGACAACGGCAGTACCCCTGCCGATCGAAAATATAGATACCGACCAGATCATCCCGGCCCGTTTTCTGAAGGCAACCTCCCGCGAGGGCTTTGGCGAAAACCTCTTTCGTGACTGGCGTTACAATAGCGATGGATCGCATAAAGATGGCTTTGTGCTGAACGATGGCCGCTATGGCGGCAGAATCCTGCTAGCAGGCAAAAACTTTGGCTGTGGTTCCAGCCGCGAGCATGCGGCCTGGGCCATCTATGATGCAGGCTTCAAGGTAGTCATCTCCAGTTACTTTGCCGACATCTTTCGTGGCAACGCCCTCAATAATGGTTTGCTGCCCCTGCAGGTATCGGATGAGATGCTGGAACGGCTCTTTGTGCAGATCATGGAAAAAGATCCGACTACTGAGTTTGAGGTAGACCTGCCCAAACAGCAGTTTTATGTGCCGGCCTGGGATGAAAGCGTAGACTTTGAGATCGATTCCTATAAGAAGGAATGCCTCATTAACGGCTACGATGATATTGACTTTTTAGTGAACCAGAAAGAGGCCATAGAAGCCTACGAAAAACAGAAAGCATGGGTGTATTGA
- a CDS encoding 3-isopropylmalate dehydrogenase (COG0473 Isocitrate/isopropylmalate dehydrogenase), giving the protein MGVLNKKITVLAGDGIGPEVCNEAIKVLKAVAERWGHTFTFDHQLMGACAIDATGNPLPEETLAACMNADAILLGAIGDPKYDNDPSAKVRPEQGLLKLRKSLGLFANIRPVTAYPILLEHSPLKNDRIAGADMLFFRELTGGIYFGEKGRTADGAYDHCTYTRAEIERIAHLAFQSATTRRNKLMLVDKANVLETSRLWREVVKEIAPQYSSVTVDYLFVDNAAMQLILNPKQFDVILTENMFGDILSDEASVIAGSLGLLPSASVGEKTAVFEPIHGSYPQAKGKGIANPIATILSAAMLLEHFGLNEEAEVIKEAVQKALEQEVLTPELNAKNPSTTEQVGSFITRYVKEGVEAV; this is encoded by the coding sequence ATGGGTGTATTGAATAAGAAAATAACGGTACTGGCAGGTGACGGTATCGGACCTGAAGTGTGTAATGAAGCCATTAAGGTACTAAAAGCGGTAGCCGAAAGATGGGGCCACACCTTTACCTTCGATCATCAGCTGATGGGCGCCTGCGCCATTGATGCCACCGGCAACCCGCTGCCCGAAGAGACCCTTGCCGCCTGCATGAACGCCGATGCCATCCTCCTGGGGGCTATTGGTGATCCCAAGTACGACAATGATCCTTCTGCAAAAGTACGTCCTGAGCAAGGGCTGCTAAAGCTTAGAAAATCGCTGGGCCTGTTTGCCAACATTCGCCCTGTTACGGCTTATCCCATCCTGCTGGAGCACTCGCCGCTTAAGAACGACCGTATCGCCGGTGCTGATATGCTGTTTTTCCGGGAGCTGACGGGCGGCATTTACTTTGGCGAAAAAGGCCGTACGGCTGATGGTGCCTACGACCATTGTACCTACACCCGCGCAGAAATTGAGCGCATTGCACACCTGGCTTTTCAATCTGCAACCACCCGCCGCAACAAGCTGATGCTTGTAGACAAGGCCAATGTGCTGGAAACCTCCCGCCTGTGGCGCGAGGTAGTTAAAGAAATTGCGCCTCAGTACAGCAGCGTTACGGTAGACTACCTGTTTGTAGACAATGCTGCCATGCAGCTGATCCTCAATCCAAAGCAGTTTGATGTTATCCTGACAGAGAACATGTTTGGCGATATCCTGTCTGATGAGGCGTCTGTCATTGCCGGTTCTCTGGGATTACTGCCTTCTGCCTCCGTAGGAGAGAAAACGGCTGTATTTGAGCCTATACATGGTTCTTATCCACAGGCAAAAGGAAAAGGCATAGCGAACCCCATAGCAACCATTTTATCCGCGGCCATGCTGCTGGAGCATTTTGGTTTAAACGAGGAAGCAGAAGTGATAAAAGAAGCCGTACAAAAAGCACTGGAGCAGGAAGTGCTTACGCCGGAGCTGAATGCCAAAAATCCCTCTACCACTGAACAGGTAGGTAGTTTTATTACACGATATGTAAAAGAAGGAGTAGAGGCAGTATAA